In Erigeron canadensis isolate Cc75 chromosome 1, C_canadensis_v1, whole genome shotgun sequence, a single window of DNA contains:
- the LOC122585022 gene encoding uncharacterized protein At2g27730, mitochondrial — translation MAMRSGMISRSLRSIEARSSSSFRLFSDQGRILSEEERAAENIYIKKMEKEKLEKQKLKEAKEKAEKDKAPENKKP, via the exons atggcaatGAGATCCGGCATGATTTCACGATCACTTCGGTCAATTGAAGCTCGATCGTCATCCTCCTTTCGTTTATTCAGTGATCAAGGTCGTATCTTAAGCGAAGAAGAACGTGCTGCTGAAAATATCTACATCAAG aaaatggAGAAAGAGAAGCTGGAGAAACAGAAGTTGAAGGAGGCCAAAGAGAAAGCGGAAAAAGACAAAGCTCCTGAAAACAAG AAACCTTAA
- the LOC122585929 gene encoding germin-like protein 9-3, protein MNTKFFIAALILATLHGSMAGDPDILSDFIVPSSNTTVDGNFFTYTGMRALVGSLDSKDFKVLKASMAEFPALNGQSVSYAILDFPPGSVNPPHTHPRASELLLLLDGYLEVGFVDTTNKLFTQTLQTGDIFVFPKGLIHFQYNGDPYNVALAASAFGSASAGTVSVPNSVFNTRIDDEMLAKSFKTDVVTIQKIKAGLSGKVGA, encoded by the coding sequence ATGAACACCAAGTTCTTTATAGCAGCCCTCATACTTGCAACTCTCCATGGATCAATGGCTGGCGATCCTGATATTCTCTCAGACTTCATAGTACCTTCAAGCAACACAACTGTGGATGGTAACTTTTTCACATACACAGGTATGCGGGCGCTAGTTGGGTCCCTGGATTCTAAAGATTTCAAGGTTCTAAAAGCAAGCATGGCCGAATTCCCAGCTCTAAATGGTCAAAGTGTGTCTTATGCCATTCTTGATTTCCCTCCCGGTTCAGTCAACCCTCCCCACACACACCCACGAGCGTCTGAACTTCTGTTACTTCTAGACGGATATTTAGAAGTTGGGTTCGTCGATACCACCAATAAACTTTTCACTCAGACCCTACAAACAGGTGACATATTTGTGTTCCCAAAGGGGCTTATTCATTTCCAGTATAACGGTGATCCCTATAATGTAGCGTTGGCCGCGTCTGCATTTGGCAGTGCTAGCGCAGGAACTGTGTCGGTTCCAAATTCGGTATTTAACACTAGGATTGATGATGAAATGTTGGCTAAGTCTTTTAAGACGGATGTTGTCACCATTCAGAAAATCAAGGCTGGGCTTTCTGGTAAGGTTGGAGCTTGA
- the LOC122590473 gene encoding pentatricopeptide repeat-containing protein At5g04780, mitochondrial: protein MHMKSVRIFTRTIQTWVPTYPIHLPILHQILQNCAKEKLPKKGMACHGCIIQYALADDTLTSNILINMYSKCGFLDYARKVFDETPERSLVSWNTMIGAYTQNGNEREALDLFVHMQRDGTEFSEFTLSGVLCACAAEFAVFECRQLHAFAVKTSMLGNMFVGTALLDVYAKCSLLEDAIRVFEYMPERSVVTWSTMVAGYVKNELYEEALLIFRKIQVTGVEFTQFIISSVLAACAAIGSKIEGIQAHAVLFKTGFTLNFFVCSSLVDMYSKCGSINEAYLVFSFAEDKDVVLLNAMISGFSRHGRSMEAMMLFEKMQQIGLQPNEVTYVSVLSACGHMGLVKEGKKYFDMMVKEHNISPNVFHYSCMVDVLGRTGLIDEAKSMIDKMPFVATASIWGSLLSSCRVHGNVELAEIAAKHLFEIEPDNAGNHILLSNIYAANRQWDDVIQARKLLKETEVKKERGQSWIQIKDKVHAFMVGDGNHDRIGEIYSRLEDLLEEMRKLGYRCETQHDLHNVEDNQKEELLRHHSERLALVFGLMCLPSSVPIRIMKNLRICGDCHVFMKLASKITGREIVVRDTNRFHHFRNGFCSCAEFW from the coding sequence ATGCACATGAAATCTGTACGTATATTCACTAGAACCATTCAAACATGGGTGCCCACTTACCCGATCCATTTACCCATTTTACACCAAATATTACAAAATTGTGCAAAAGAAAAGCTTCCTAAGAAAGGAATGGCTTGTCATGGCTGTATAATTCAGTATGCATTGGCTGACGACACTTTAACTTCAAACATACTGATAAACATGTACTCAAAATGCGGGTTTCTTGACTATGCAcgtaaagtgtttgatgaaacgCCTGAACGAAGTTTAGTTTCTTGGAATACCATGATCGGGGCGTATACCCAGAATGGAAATGAAAGGGAAGCTCTTGATCTTTTTGTTCATATGCAAAGAGACGGAACGGAGTTTAGTGAGTTTACGCTTTCGGGTGTTTTGTGTGCTTGTGCTGCCGAATTTGCAGTGTTTGAGTGCAGGCAGTTGCATGCTTTTGCAGTTAAGACGTCGATGCTTGGGAATATGTTTGTGGGTACTGCGTTGCTTGATGTTTATGCGAAATGTAGTTTGTTGGAGGATGCGATTCGGGTTTTTGAGTATATGCCTGAAAGGAGTGTCGTGACTTGGAGTACGATGGTGGCAGGGTATGTGAAGAATGAGCTTTACGAGGAAGCATTGTTGATTTTTAGGAAAATACAGGTTACGGGAGTTGAATTTACTCAGTTTATTATCTCTTCGGTTCTTGCTGCTTGTGCTGCTATCGGTTCTAAAATTGAAGGAATTCAGGCACATGCGGTGTTGTTTAAGACGGGATTTACTCTTAACTTCTTTGTGTGTTCTTCTCTTGTAGATATGTATTCCAAATGTGGAAGCATTAACGAAGCTTATCTAGTGTTCTCGTTTGCAGAAGATAAAGACGTTGTTTTACTGAATGCAATGATTTCTGGGTTTTCAAGACATGGTCGGTCCATGGAAGCAATGATGTTGTTTGAGAAAATGCAGCAGATTGGATTACAACCAAACGAGGTTACGTATGTCTCTGTATTGTCTGCTTGTGGCCATATGGGATTGGTTAAAGAAGGGAAGAAATACTTTGATATGATGGTAAAAGAACATAATATATCACCTAATGTTTTCCACTACTCTTGCATGGTTGATGTTCTTGGTCGAACAGGTCTGATTGATGAAGCTAAGAGCATGATAGATAAAATGCCGTTTGTGGCAACTGCGTCTATATGGGGATCACTTTTAAGCTCATGCAGAGTCCATGGAAATGTTGAATTGGCCGAGATTGCTGCTAAACATCTGTTTGAGATTGAACCCGATAATGCAGGAAACCATATTTTGCTTTCAAATATTTATGCTGCAAATAGACAGTGGGACGATGTAATACAGGCAAGAAAGCTTCTTAAGGAAACAGAAGTAAAAAAAGAGAGGGGTCAGAGTTGGATTCAAATCAAAGACAAGGTTCATGCGTTTATGGTCGGAGATGGAAACCATGATAGAATCGGCGAAATTTATTCAAGATTGGAGGACCTATTGGAAGAAATGAGAAAACTTGGTTATAGATGTGAGACTCAACATGACTTGCATAATGTTGAAGATAATCAGAAAGAGGAACTTTTAAGGCACCACAGTGAGAGACTTGCGCTTGTGTTTGGATTAATGTGCTTACCTTCTTCTGTTCCTATAAGAATTATGAAGAATCTCAGAATCTGTGGGGATTGTCACGTTTTTATGAAGCTTGCATCTAAGATAACAGGAAGGGAGATTGTGGTACGTGATACAAATCGATTTCATCATTTTAGGAATGGGTTTTGTTCGTGCGCAGAGTTTTGGTAA